One window from the genome of Aliidongia dinghuensis encodes:
- a CDS encoding lytic transglycosylase domain-containing protein, whose protein sequence is MSVPFLACMIAAASFHHLPVQALAAIQSVEGGTVGAVIGDKDGSADLGLMQVNTRWIPAVARATRTAEPAVRARLIEDGCYNVKVAAAILDVYKAEAHGNMVEAVGFYHSHTPALKAAYQTKVLAAAVRLRNRG, encoded by the coding sequence ATGAGCGTGCCGTTTCTCGCGTGCATGATTGCCGCTGCGTCCTTCCATCACCTGCCGGTGCAGGCGCTGGCCGCGATCCAGTCGGTCGAGGGCGGTACTGTGGGCGCCGTCATCGGCGACAAGGACGGTTCGGCCGATCTCGGCCTGATGCAGGTCAACACGCGCTGGATCCCGGCGGTCGCCCGCGCGACCCGTACGGCCGAGCCGGCGGTGCGCGCCCGGCTGATCGAGGACGGCTGCTACAACGTCAAGGTCGCGGCCGCGATCCTCGACGTCTACAAGGCCGAGGCACACGGCAACATGGTCGAGGCGGTGGGATTCTACCATTCCCACACGCCGGCGCTCAAAGCCGCCTACCAGACGAAGGTCCTGGCGGCGGCAGTCCGGCTGCGCAACCGCGGCTAA
- a CDS encoding CCA tRNA nucleotidyltransferase, with protein sequence MSKAAPARRIPVPDWLERPALTALLDALGEGRFVGGVVRDTLLNLPPGDLDLATPLEPPEVLRRLDAAGIRAIPTGLSHGTVTAVLADGTPVEVTTLRRDIETDGRRATVAFTNNWAEDAARRDFTLNALYLDRAGGIWDPIGGIGDCLAGRIRFVGEPLRRIDEDVLRILRFYRFQARYGRTPADPAARAACRARTDRIERLAGERLQAETHKLLHARDPAPTVRLMIEDGVLAAYLPPPFRPDRLAALVALEPETDSLRRLAALLPPGAGAAAAERLRLPTAMRDRLVLLTGANPVDLSADAQTQRVLLYRRGAALYRDFVLLRAAEDGKADRARALIALADAWTSPALPVAGRDVRALGIASGPAIGRILSEVEDWWIAGDFQADRAACLERLKAIAGV encoded by the coding sequence ATGAGCAAAGCCGCGCCGGCCCGCCGGATCCCGGTGCCGGACTGGCTCGAACGACCGGCGCTCACGGCCCTGCTCGACGCGCTCGGCGAGGGCCGCTTCGTCGGCGGCGTGGTGCGCGACACGCTTCTGAACCTGCCGCCGGGCGACCTCGATCTGGCGACCCCGCTCGAGCCGCCCGAGGTGCTCCGGCGGCTTGATGCGGCCGGCATCCGGGCGATCCCGACCGGCCTCAGCCACGGTACCGTGACCGCGGTCCTGGCCGATGGCACGCCGGTCGAGGTGACGACGCTCCGGCGCGACATCGAGACCGACGGCCGCCGCGCGACCGTGGCGTTCACGAACAACTGGGCGGAAGATGCCGCCCGGCGCGACTTCACGCTGAACGCGCTCTATCTCGACCGCGCTGGCGGCATCTGGGACCCGATCGGCGGCATCGGCGATTGTCTTGCCGGCCGGATCCGCTTCGTCGGCGAGCCGCTCCGGCGCATCGACGAGGATGTGCTGCGCATCCTGCGCTTCTACCGCTTCCAGGCGCGCTACGGCCGCACCCCGGCCGATCCCGCGGCGCGGGCCGCCTGCCGGGCGCGCACCGACCGGATCGAGCGGTTGGCCGGCGAGCGGCTCCAAGCCGAGACGCACAAGCTGCTCCATGCCCGCGATCCGGCACCGACGGTCCGGCTGATGATCGAGGACGGCGTGCTCGCGGCCTATCTGCCACCGCCGTTCCGGCCCGACCGGCTCGCCGCCCTGGTCGCACTCGAGCCCGAGACCGATTCCCTGCGACGCCTGGCAGCACTGCTCCCGCCGGGTGCCGGCGCCGCGGCGGCCGAGCGCCTGCGCCTGCCGACAGCGATGCGCGATCGCCTCGTGCTCCTGACCGGCGCGAACCCGGTCGACCTTTCCGCCGATGCGCAGACGCAGCGTGTTCTACTCTATCGCCGAGGGGCTGCGCTCTATCGCGACTTCGTGCTACTCCGCGCCGCCGAAGACGGAAAGGCCGACCGGGCCAGGGCGCTGATCGCCCTCGCCGACGCCTGGACCAGCCCGGCGCTGCCGGTCGCCGGCCGCGACGTCCGCGCCCTCGGCATCGCGAGCGGACCCGCGATCGGCCGGATCCTGAGCGAGGTCGAAGACTGGTGGATCGCCGGCGATTTCCAAGCCGACCGCGCCGCATGCCTGGAACGGCTGAAGGCGATCGCCGGTGTTTGA
- a CDS encoding CoA pyrophosphatase, giving the protein MLARPPGTRPRGDHDLNPGFVPPPAQTQASVLVPLIDRPDGLTVLLTQRTAHLADHAGQISFPGGRAEPDDADAVVTALREAQEEVGLPPECVRVLGRLDTYITSTRYEVTPVVGLIRPPFPVVPDPHEVAEVFEVPLAFFVDRANHERHSREWQGRRRFFYVLPYQDRYIWGATAGMLVNLALLLQTTPP; this is encoded by the coding sequence GTGCTGGCGCGTCCGCCGGGCACGCGGCCGCGTGGCGATCACGACCTCAATCCCGGCTTCGTGCCGCCGCCCGCGCAGACGCAGGCCTCGGTCCTGGTGCCGCTCATCGACCGGCCCGACGGGCTGACCGTGTTGCTGACCCAGCGCACGGCGCACTTGGCCGATCATGCCGGCCAGATCAGTTTCCCGGGCGGGCGGGCCGAGCCGGACGATGCCGATGCAGTCGTGACGGCGCTGCGCGAAGCGCAGGAGGAAGTGGGCCTCCCGCCCGAGTGCGTGCGGGTGCTGGGCCGGCTCGACACCTACATCACGTCGACCCGCTACGAGGTGACGCCGGTCGTCGGCCTGATCCGCCCGCCCTTTCCGGTGGTCCCCGACCCGCACGAGGTCGCCGAGGTGTTCGAGGTGCCGCTCGCCTTCTTCGTCGATCGCGCCAATCACGAACGGCACAGCCGCGAATGGCAGGGACGCCGGCGCTTCTTCTATGTACTGCCATACCAGGACCGCTACATCTGGGGCGCCACCGCCGGCATGCTGGTCAATCTGGCGCTGCTGCTGCAGACGACGCCCCCATGA
- a CDS encoding DUF1285 domain-containing protein — protein sequence MKTPETDAPQAERPTPNAIGPGIIESCGDFNIRIARDGTWYYRNSPIRRLPLVKLFATVLRREADGSYWLVTPAERGRIEVEDAPFVAVELEAEGQDRDQSLTFRTNLDDKVVVGENHPLRVATAPGTDEPRPYVLVRPGLEALLLRPVFYHLIERGEEATVDGTSRFGVWSNGKFFPLDNSTDAI from the coding sequence ATGAAGACGCCCGAAACCGACGCCCCGCAGGCAGAGAGACCGACGCCCAACGCCATCGGGCCGGGCATCATCGAGAGCTGCGGCGATTTCAATATCCGCATCGCCCGCGACGGCACCTGGTATTACCGGAATTCGCCGATCCGCCGGCTGCCGCTCGTCAAGCTGTTCGCCACGGTCCTGCGCCGCGAAGCCGACGGCAGCTACTGGCTCGTAACGCCGGCCGAGCGCGGCCGGATCGAGGTCGAGGACGCGCCGTTCGTCGCGGTGGAGCTGGAGGCAGAAGGACAAGACAGGGACCAGAGCCTCACGTTCAGAACGAACCTCGATGATAAGGTAGTTGTCGGTGAAAACCATCCCCTGCGCGTCGCGACCGCGCCCGGGACGGACGAACCCCGGCCTTATGTGCTGGTCAGACCCGGCCTTGAAGCGCTGCTCCTGCGCCCGGTATTCTACCATCTGATTGAAAGAGGCGAAGAGGCGACGGTCGACGGCACGTCTCGTTTCGGTGTTTGGAGCAACGGAAAATTCTTTCCCCTCGACAATTCGACGGACGCTATCTGA
- a CDS encoding AAA family ATPase encodes MSLDPTTTTAAEATHLVNEIEALGHRLKSVRERIGRVIFGQRDVIDQALITLLAGGHTLLVGVPGLAKTRLVETLGTVLGLDDKRVQCTPDLMPADIIGSEVLEEGESGRRSFRFLPGPVFAQLLMADEINRASPRTQSALLQAMQEHRVSVGGQYHPLPRPFHVLATQNPIEQEGTYPLPEAQLDRFLIQIDVGYPDLEAERHMLLATTGVAEAVPEQAMTAEDLMLAQRLIRRVPVGEGVVDAILDLVRSGRPETSPVGEVQRSVAWGPGPRASQALMLAARARAVLDGRLSPSIDDVAALAGPVLRHRMALSFAARADGVTLDRIVGLLVERLG; translated from the coding sequence GTGAGCCTTGATCCAACCACCACGACCGCCGCCGAGGCAACGCACCTTGTCAATGAGATCGAGGCGCTGGGGCATCGCCTGAAGTCCGTGCGCGAGCGGATCGGCCGCGTGATCTTCGGCCAACGCGACGTCATCGATCAAGCGCTCATCACGCTCCTCGCCGGCGGCCATACGCTGCTGGTCGGCGTGCCCGGGCTTGCCAAGACGCGGCTCGTCGAGACGCTCGGCACCGTCCTGGGGCTCGACGACAAGCGGGTGCAATGCACGCCCGACCTGATGCCGGCCGACATTATCGGCTCCGAGGTGCTGGAGGAGGGCGAGAGCGGCCGCCGCTCGTTCCGCTTCCTGCCCGGGCCGGTGTTCGCGCAATTGCTGATGGCCGACGAGATCAACCGTGCGAGCCCGCGCACCCAGTCGGCGCTGCTCCAGGCGATGCAGGAGCATCGGGTCTCGGTCGGCGGCCAGTATCATCCGCTGCCGCGGCCGTTCCATGTGCTGGCGACGCAGAACCCGATCGAGCAGGAAGGCACATACCCGCTGCCCGAGGCGCAGCTCGACCGGTTCCTGATCCAGATCGATGTCGGATATCCCGACCTCGAAGCGGAGCGTCACATGCTGCTGGCGACGACCGGCGTGGCCGAGGCGGTGCCGGAGCAAGCCATGACTGCGGAGGACCTGATGCTGGCCCAGCGGCTGATCCGGCGCGTGCCGGTCGGCGAGGGCGTGGTCGACGCCATCCTCGACCTGGTCCGGTCGGGCCGGCCGGAAACGAGCCCGGTCGGCGAGGTCCAGCGGTCCGTCGCCTGGGGGCCAGGCCCGCGCGCCAGTCAGGCGCTGATGCTGGCGGCGCGCGCGCGGGCCGTCCTGGACGGACGGCTGTCGCCCTCGATCGACGATGTGGCGGCGCTCGCCGGTCCCGTGCTGCGGCATCGCATGGCGTTGAGCTTCGCCGCCCGGGCCGACGGCGTGACGCTCGACCGGATCGTCGGCCTCTTGGTCGAACGGCTTGGCTGA
- a CDS encoding DUF58 domain-containing protein: MVVLRSRHEAEALAARLPPLLVQAERVAATVAQGVHGRRRVGSGDSFWQFRAYVPGDPVARIDWRETAKSERAYIRENEWEAAQSVWLWHDRSPSMNWRSERNLPTKGARASLLLLALAALLVRGGERVTLLGSGLPPAHGRAVLDRLALTIERAGEAVTGLPAVEPVPRHGSIVLIGDLLMPLEELHALLAGFAAAGVRGHLLQVLDPAEESLPFEGRVRFEGLEREGALLIARVDTVREEYQARLAAHQDGLAALARGHGWSLARHRTDQPPHRALLALYGMLSGGLPPGHDVQRHDMQRRDIQQTGT, encoded by the coding sequence ATGGTCGTGCTCCGCTCCCGACACGAGGCCGAGGCGCTCGCCGCTCGCCTGCCGCCGCTCTTGGTGCAGGCGGAACGGGTTGCGGCCACGGTTGCCCAGGGCGTTCACGGGCGCCGGCGGGTCGGTTCCGGCGATTCCTTCTGGCAGTTCCGCGCCTATGTGCCGGGCGACCCGGTTGCGCGCATCGACTGGCGCGAGACCGCGAAGTCCGAGCGTGCCTATATCCGCGAGAACGAGTGGGAAGCGGCGCAGAGCGTCTGGCTGTGGCACGACCGCTCACCTTCGATGAACTGGCGCTCCGAGCGGAACCTGCCGACCAAGGGGGCGCGGGCATCACTCCTGCTGCTGGCGCTGGCGGCCCTTCTGGTGCGGGGCGGCGAACGGGTAACGCTGCTGGGCTCGGGCCTGCCGCCGGCGCACGGCCGTGCCGTGCTCGATCGGCTCGCCCTCACGATAGAACGGGCGGGCGAGGCCGTGACCGGGCTGCCGGCGGTCGAACCCGTGCCGCGGCACGGCTCGATCGTGCTGATCGGCGATCTCCTGATGCCGCTCGAGGAGCTGCACGCACTCCTGGCAGGTTTTGCTGCGGCGGGCGTGCGCGGCCACCTGCTGCAGGTGCTCGACCCGGCGGAGGAGAGTTTGCCGTTCGAGGGACGCGTGCGGTTCGAAGGTCTGGAGCGCGAGGGCGCGCTGCTTATCGCGCGGGTCGACACGGTGCGCGAGGAATATCAGGCGCGGCTGGCGGCCCATCAGGACGGGCTCGCGGCCCTCGCGCGCGGCCACGGCTGGTCGCTCGCGCGCCATCGCACGGATCAGCCGCCGCATCGGGCACTCCTGGCGCTCTACGGCATGTTGTCGGGCGGGCTCCCCCCCGGTCATGACGTCCAGCGGCACGACATGCAGCGCCGCGACATCCAGCAGACGGGGACCTGA